TAAAGTATAGTTTATTTCACCTTAAGGCAGAAGAACCATCCAAGGTTAGAAGTGCACCCATGTAATTTGTACCTACTACTCCACCTTTTTTCCTTCACCAGCTGCCAACACCCCCACTCAATAGTGTTATCCTCCTAATAAATCCATCTTTATATAGTCTGCCCACCACGATTCCCTCTCCATTGCATTATCATCCTCCACCACCACTTCTCTCTGAATTCCTCTAAGTCAGGTTAGCGTTCTTCAGCCTCTTCCCTATGATTTTGTGCACCTGCTCTTGGATAATGTTGAGGGGCTTTGgtgattttttgtttgtttgtttgttcttttttgatGATGggtattttctcttttttccctgAGTGTGGGTTTTGGGTGAGTTGATCTGGATCTGTTTACTTTGTAGCTGCATTTTCTTGCTGTTTTAGAGGTTTTGCGGGCTGGGTTTTCTTGGGAAACCTCTGGTGTGGGAAAATGGGGGAAGCAAACACATTGTGGAGAAAAATATGGGATGCTTGCAGAGATGGGAGTTTGATCTGGTTTTGCCGGTGGTGTGGGGGTTTTAACAAGTTGGGTTTGTGGGGAAATTCCCAGAGACCAGGAAATGAGTCACCTTTCAACTGATTTTTGCTTGCAATTCATGGTTTCATAGTCTTCACATTTCAGTCTCGTTTTCCTTCTCATCTTTGTCACTGATTTACTGTATTATTAAATGTTCTCTCTTTGATGGCAATGAGCTTCCTTATTTTGACTTACTTTTTGTTGGAACGAGTCCATCAAGATCTATTTTTCCCTTTGGTTTACTATTCATGATGCTGATTgtgttctttttcctttttctttttttatttgattcttgcAGAGATTTGGTGGGTTGGGTTTCTGAAATAGAAAACTCTTTCTAGTGTAGtggaggggaaaaaaataggaTTCTGATCAGACTTtggaaatggaatttcaaaattgggGGAAATTTAGGGGTTTCTCAACTCACACTGTGTGCTGCTTGTTGGATTTTAATTGATGGGTTTGTGTTGACAGGTTTGGATCTAACCGTGGATGGGTTTTGGTTCTTGCAGGAATTTGGAGAGTCTGGTCACTGTAAAAGATACATTAAATTTGTATACGAAAAAAAATGGCTAGGATTTTCATGGTTATCTGTGCTCTGGTGTTTTTCTGCTCTTCATCAGCCTATGCTCAAATGGTTGGATCTCCCTCACTGAGTCCATCTCCTGCCCCAGCACCGGCACCACCATATGTGAACCTTACTGATTTACTCTCAGTAGCTGGTCCATTCCACACTTTCCTTAACTACCTTGTGTCCACCAAAGTCATTGAGACCTTCCAACACCAAGCCAATGATACTGAAGAAGGAATTACCATCTTTGTGCCTAAAGATGATGCCTTCAAATCTCTTAAAAAGCCTTCTCTATCCAACCTCACTGAAGACCAACTCAAATCCCTCCTCCTTTTCCATGCCTTGGCACACTATTACTCTCTAGCAGACTTCAAGAACCTCAGCCAACTAAGCCCTGTTAGTACATTTGCTGGTGGGCAGTACACTTTGAATTTTACAGATGTCTCTGGGACTGTCCACATTGGCTCAGGATGGACTAACACCAAGGTGAGTAGCAGCGTGCATTCCACAGATCCTGTGGCTGTGTATCAAGTTGATAAGGTCCTTCTCCCTGAAGCAATCTTTGGCACCGACATTCCTCCTACCCCAGCTCCAGCACCAGCTCCGGACATTAGCCCTGCTGCAGATGCTCCAACTGCCTCAGATGAGGCTGGGTCTCCTCGAGCATCTTCAACCCCATCTTCTTCTTATAGGATAATCAGCTTGGGTGTTTGGAGCCAGATGGTTTTGGCCATTTCAGGTGGGCTGGTCTTGTTCTTATAAGAGAGGATTTGTCAagtctttaatttatatgaagaGGGTATATCCATTGCTTTGATTTCAAGCCATTTTTTGATTACATATGTTACTGAAACTATGAGAATGTGAGTTTTCTTGTATTAATTACTACTTGTATTTCAATGACATTTTGTTTGTGCTATGGTTTTCATTTGGGAATGGTTATATGCTCCATGTTCTCCATCCAGTCCTTGTGCTCTTGAGACAATCATCATCTCCAGCATATATTCAAACTTGTAACATGCTACCATTTAAGTTCATTACAGTCCAACTGTGAAAGGGCATATGATCACCAATTGAATGGTCTTTTTGTCATCTGTTATCTGCTTTAGCTTTCTGCTAAGGTTGTTTCTCATGATGGGAATTTCCCTGATTCTTTGACAGGATACAAGAGCATTAAGTTGTTAATAATTAGGCATGAACTTTACAAACTGCAGTTTAAATAGTGCTTTTCACTGAATCTTCCCCCATACATTTGGTTGGTGTCCTTGGGGATGGGACTCATGAGAGAAACAGTAAAAAAGACCTCCAATTCTCTGTAATGAAAGTGAATTGCTGATGTCTCATGATTTATCATCACATATGCACACGACTATagtttttgacaaaaatgtggTATCCCTCCCTGCCAAACCTTCCCCTCACATCATACTTTGAAATCCTACCTAACTATGGAAATTTCTGCAATGCTATTCACGTCCTTATTGTCTATTCCTTTTCTGCTTTTCTTACTGGCAGTTTACAACTCTTCATCTTTGAATTCTCAAATTGTGATAGTATAATGACCTGCCCTTTTGGACTCAATAAATCCTCACAACTTACCGTAGTTAAGAGAAGTTTATTACATATATAGTGTTGGGAATTTTTTTCTGTATCTAATGTAGGATATTATAATTATCTCCTAATGAAGACGTAATGAGGCTAAAGAGATGGAATCCTAATTGTATTTAGGATCAACTTTGATATAATTTGTAACGGGTCGCCCTCTTTCATGTAGATGTAGCCTTACGTATTTGGATtggaccaaaaaacaaacaaattaacaaCAATTCAATGCATACATCTAGTGTTGACATGGGATGGGTTTGCCCTCTTCATATATACATGTATGAGTTGAGATTATAAGCCTGTTGGAGTTGGTGGGGTTGGCCATTCTCAGCAATAAAATGGAGCTGCTTAGACCTTGATGTGTCAATAAATATTCTCACAAGTTAGGCAATCAAGTGCCGAAGCAACACAAGATGCCTAGCACAAGTACAATTGTTGCAAATTCTCATAGGCAGATTTTGCATGATGTGGGCCTCTCCTATTTAAGTTTGTGGACTCTCTCATAGTCACAATACCAATTGACTCTTCTTGTTGCGTGACTACCTGACAAAGCAATGACTCTTCAAACAAATGGAGAAAAGGGATTTTATAAgcacaatttttgttttaaaatttctttttggtctttttttcattttgtttttattatttaataataacttCAAAGGATTGTTTGATAAGAGCAGAGTTAATTAATCCAATACTCTAAACTACACTTAAGTGAGAgcaattattttataaacatttttattttttttaataatatggcCTATTAGCTCAGTTGGTTAGAGCGTCGTGCTAATAACGCGAAGGTCGCAGGTTCGAGACCTGCATGggccaataaaatattttttaatttcggttttaattaaatatatttaattttattaaatatatatatttttataacgcCAAGGTCGCAGGTTCGAGACCTGCATGGgccaacaaaatattttataatatcggttttaattaaatatatttaattttattaaatattttttattatttttatttgttgttttcatttattttcatattcgatgaaattttaaatcaagaaaaagaagataaatttaGTAAAAACTGAGGTGAACATAGGGTGGCATGAGCGGCCAGCCCTAAATGCTGACGTGTGATGCTGATATGCCAAGTGGACTTTACTTCCAAAGTGACGTCGTTTTTGCTatgggaggaggaggaggtggtggtggtgcgGGGCCGTGCCTCACGGAAATTGAATGAGAGAGAAGGCAAGAAAGCACAGTCTTCGCGCTTCCGAAAGGCAATAcgcttttctctcttctctctcctctctctcctctcccTCTTCattttgaagatgaagaagacaaTGAATAGTATCTGAAAAATAAGGCAGACCTatcaaagaatgagaaaaccCTTAAATATATCGCGATTCTCTAAGTTTCCCAGGTTCGTTTCATCATTTTTCCACGTGGGTTTTGattattttctctcaaaccTACCTCTTCTGTCTTTGATTTTCAGTTTCTCTAACCCTCCGTTTGGTAGGtgagaaagttaaaaaaaaaagcacagaGAACTCAAGCTTTAAGTCTTAGATTTTTGTTTGAGCACAATGTGACTATTTGGTTTCGGAAAGGTGAGTTTTTATCGTATGTGAACTACAGCGCGTAATATGACATTCAAAAACGTTATTCCTTTCGATTTCCTTCAGTTTTCTCGGCTACCAAACGGTTGGTGATTTGGTTCCTTAGTGGAATCAATTAGATAAGGTGACGTTTGACATGCATGCACGTTAGTTTACATTTACAGTATGATTCCTCAAATGGGTTTTCTTCATTTACACAAATATGGATCTGAAGTTGTGTTTTCGTTCCGGTGTTTGGTTATTGAATTTCATGCGTGGCGTTTCTTATCCATTTCTGTTTTTTAATTTGGTGAAACTTTGATACAGTTCTTGCTGGTAATTAGTTTTCTTCTTCGCGTTGAGGATTCACGTAAATCAACAGCAAATATGTCTGGTTACGTGGGTGTTATTGTTTCTGATCCATGGCTCCAAAGCCAGTTCACCCAAGTGGAGCTCCGTGGCCTCAAATCTAAAGTAAggattttctcaattttatggatattgatttctttttatcaattttgGGAAGATTACCATCAATTGGCAACTTTTGGGTAACATATGGAATGCGTGCATTTGAAGTTTCTCTCCGCAAGGAATCAATCAGGTCAACTAACGGTTGAAGATTTGCTGCCAGTCATGGTTAAGTTAAAGGATTTAGGTAAAATTCTTACTGAGGTGGAGATCAGGGCTATATTGGGAGAGTCCTATTCTAACATGAACGATGAACTTGACTTCGAATCCTTCCTTCGGGTGAGTCTCCAGAGGATGGAGGTTTcatggattttccttttttttcattctctggattttgaaaattttatatatttcttgtttAGTGGATCAATTGGAGCTTTTAAGGAAGTGGGTGTGGAAActgaaaaaaaacaattagtgGCATTTTGGCGTGGGCAGGCGCTGCTCAAAATGACAcaagtttttgttattttctgaAGTTATTTTTCATAGACTTTGAGTTTGATTGATGAAAAAGTAGATTTTAAGTGGTAGGGTATGAAAAGCTGATTTAATAAGTGGAAAGTAAAAGAACCAATTAGTAGGATTTTCTTAATGAGCAGGTATACCTGAATTTGCAAGCACGAGCTACTGCAAAACTGGGGGGTACGAGACATTCATCTTCATTCCTCAAGGCCACAACAACCACCCTCCTCCACACTATTAGCGAATCAGAGAGGGCCTCGTATGTTGCTCATATCAACAATTACTTGGGAGAAGATCCATTCTTGAAGAAATATCTTCCATTAGATCCTGCTACAAATGATTTATTTGATCTTGCAAAAGATGGAGTTCTTCTCTGGTAGATATGCAGGATTGCTTACAATTCTCTAATTCCCAGTGTAGATAGATGATTTTTGTTTGTTGATGTGTTTATTGATTTGATGCAGTAAGCTTATCAATGTAGCTGTTCCCGGGACAATAGATGAACGAGCCATTAATACTAAACAGATCCTTAACCCTTGGGAGAGGAATGAGAACCATACTCTTTGCCTCAACTCTGCAAAGGCTATTGGATGCACTGTAGTTAATATTGGTACACAAGACTTGGTAGAAGGAAGAGTAAGTTACATGAGCAAATCCCAGCTATCTTTTGGATTCTATTATTATATCTTCTTTGGCAGTCTAAAGATTTCTGAgtctgttatttatttatttgtcccAATTTGTTGGTTTATAGCACCATCTGGTGGTTGGATTGATTTCTCAAATAATCAAGGTATTTCTCCTGAATTCTCTTTTTTCAGATTACAGGATATTTTTTCTTAGAATATAGTAACCTTGAAAAACACCATGAGGAGCAAAACAATCATATTTAAACTTCAGAGGCATGAAGATTTGGTTCTCAAGTTCTTTCACCCTTAATTTTGTTGTGTTTCATATTGTGGCAATATCAGATCCAACTGTTAGCCGATCTTAACTTGAAGAAGACTCCTGAACTTGTTGAATTGGTGGATGACAGCAAGGTGAAGAGATGTTGATtggtttttccttctttcactGTTTTCCTTAGGAATAAATTGTGGCACCATTTTGTTTACAATTTTGTCCAATTTTGCAGGAAGTGGAGGAGCTTATTGGTTTAGCCCCAGAAAAGCTTTTGCTTAAATGGATGAATTTTCATCTGAAGAAAGCAGGCTATGAGAAACCTGTTACAAATTTTTCTTCTGATCTGAAGGTAAGCAAAATGTTTGCCAATTTGACAGTTTTTAGTTGGTGTATTTCAGTAATAAGAgtagttgattttctttaaattaagaACTTTATGAAACTTGATCGCTTGGAGAACTGTGCTCCTTAATCTGATTCAAGCTTCTCTACAAAGTATTGTTGTAAATTAATAATGGTAGAACAATATAGAAAATCGAATGCTTAGTGTGGCTGTAGGAGCTTAGTTTTACATGAGGTGACTTCTGCTATAAACTTCACTTCCCTAACTTCATTGTTGACAACTTATTGCTCCTACATCTTGCAAGCGTGTTAGGAAGCATCTAAAAGTAGCTTTACCTTTATATGCAGATTCTGGAATTATGTTTGTACTCATAATGCACTGAAACTTTTGTttcttatcataaaaaataaatgcattaTTCACAGATGATAACCTGAATTCCAAGATACAAGTCCATGAAATGGAGgaaactttttgaaaaaaaaatgattctctcATTCTGTTCCTTTATCTGCTCTCAACATCTAtgtaaatatttagttttttccaGAATTTTATAAGGCAGCATGCATCACATCTAACTCATGCTTCTATCTGTTTCATAGTTCCATCATCTGTTCCCTCTTACGACATTCTAAGCTTATACACTTGCAGGATGGGGAGGCTTATGCTTACCTGCTTAATGCTCTTGCACCAGAACACTGTAACACCTCCACACTGGATACTAAGGATCCTAATGAAAGAGCAAAAATGATCATTGAACATGCAGAGAAATTGGATTGCAAACAATATGTCACTCCAAAGGACATTGTTGAGGGCTCAACAAATCTAAATCTTGCATTTGTTGCACAGATATTCCATCACAGGTGAAATTTTgtcctttcatttattttatgcttGCAGATTTTGTAACTTTTTTCATCTTAAGACTGGTACTGGTTTAAACAAGTAATGCTAGAAAACTAATAACCTATACCAATTTATATTTGTGATTTCATTTCAAGGTAAAATGACAGCCAATATTCCACAAATTTTGAAAGTTCTTTTGCCTCATCTATGTGCATTTTAGTACtaatttcttttaaggaaaGCATTTCTCTTGTAGACTTTGTAGATTGAGCCATGGGCTTACACCGTTTTTCAATGATAAGAATAGAAGTCAATATTATGTTTGTAAACTGCTTTTTTCATTTGCAAGAGTAGAAGTTGATACTATGCCAGTGAACATCTTACTTGGAAATTATGGTTGTTGCTCCTTTCATATGTTGGGTTCATGGTCTTCTTGATTCCTATACAAACTGATTCTGCTATGGAAATCTCAACACCTGAATATCAGTTTTATCATATCATAACacaataattttgttatatgtAATTCAATTTGTTTTATGGTGGATCTCTATGTTACTGCATTGCTAATTTATCTACATGGGTCTGGTGGGAAATGGAATGGGTCAGTCTCTTAACATGTGGTAAGGAAAAAgcaagaatcaaataaaaaaaactaattctgattatgttattttattgtcAGTATTTGTCTTAAAACCATTGGTGGGAGCTGTCCTGTAGTATGCTCATTTTTGTTTGTGTTTAGTCCAATTAATTCAATGAGCCACTGCCAGGCTGACTTGGGAAAAAGAAAACtgagaaaaattagaaagaaattaaCCAATTGAGTCTACAATAATCTACCAAGTGATTTTCCTTCAAGAAAAACTAGTTTCTCCGGTTGAAACAATGGGTTGTAAAATTCATTGGTGCCACATGGTATACACAATGAACCATTGTTAGCTGCTTTCCATCCTCCCTCACTAATGCATTCACCATTTCTTGAATAGCCATATGGTACAAACTCATGGGAGCTTCTCCTGATTTATCATCCTTCTGTGCAACTTAATCGCCAAACAATTTTCTCTggatattttttactatttattattaaaattgtcATATTTGTTGACATTTATTTTGGGGCATTTGTAATAGTAAGTGCGAGAATTAGTGATAACACTGTATCAACCTTTTATGCAGAAATGGCCTGTCTGCAGACAGCAGTAAGATGTCCTTCGCTGAGATGATGACAGATGATGCACAAACTTCAAGGGAAGAGAGATGCTTTCGACTATGGATTAACAGTCATGGTATTGGTACATATTGCAATAATCTGTTTGAGGATGTCAGAAATGGGTAAGACTTCTGTTTCTTTGCAACAATATTAAGCCCATTTTAACCTGATGTTTGCCCCATGCATACAGGTGGGTTCTTTTGGAAATTCTTGACAAAATTTCTCCAGGATCAGTTCACT
The window above is part of the Vitis riparia cultivar Riparia Gloire de Montpellier isolate 1030 chromosome 12, EGFV_Vit.rip_1.0, whole genome shotgun sequence genome. Proteins encoded here:
- the LOC117927366 gene encoding fasciclin-like arabinogalactan protein 7, coding for MARIFMVICALVFFCSSSAYAQMVGSPSLSPSPAPAPAPPYVNLTDLLSVAGPFHTFLNYLVSTKVIETFQHQANDTEEGITIFVPKDDAFKSLKKPSLSNLTEDQLKSLLLFHALAHYYSLADFKNLSQLSPVSTFAGGQYTLNFTDVSGTVHIGSGWTNTKVSSSVHSTDPVAVYQVDKVLLPEAIFGTDIPPTPAPAPAPDISPAADAPTASDEAGSPRASSTPSSSYRIISLGVWSQMVLAISGGLVLFL
- the LOC117926381 gene encoding fimbrin-5, translated to MSGYVGVIVSDPWLQSQFTQVELRGLKSKFLSARNQSGQLTVEDLLPVMVKLKDLGKILTEVEIRAILGESYSNMNDELDFESFLRVYLNLQARATAKLGGTRHSSSFLKATTTTLLHTISESERASYVAHINNYLGEDPFLKKYLPLDPATNDLFDLAKDGVLLCKLINVAVPGTIDERAINTKQILNPWERNENHTLCLNSAKAIGCTVVNIGTQDLVEGRHHLVVGLISQIIKIQLLADLNLKKTPELVELVDDSKEVEELIGLAPEKLLLKWMNFHLKKAGYEKPVTNFSSDLKDGEAYAYLLNALAPEHCNTSTLDTKDPNERAKMIIEHAEKLDCKQYVTPKDIVEGSTNLNLAFVAQIFHHRNGLSADSSKMSFAEMMTDDAQTSREERCFRLWINSHGIGTYCNNLFEDVRNGWVLLEILDKISPGSVHWKQASKPPIKMPFRKVENCNQIIRIGKQLKFSLVNVAGNDFVQGNKKLILAFLWQLMRFSMIQLLKNLRSHSQGKEITDAVILNWANNKVKRAGRTSQMESFKDKNLSNGIFFLELLSAVEPRVVNWNLITKGESDEDKKLNATYIISVARKLGCSLFLLPEDIMEVNQKMILTLTASIMYWSLQQPGSELELESILNEENKTPDASPELDGEGEIALAAEESNLTIDDAASDSALSPHVGSGEPASQDEKEEPTPGDKKEERTPGAEKEERTPDGE